The proteins below are encoded in one region of Chelonia mydas isolate rCheMyd1 chromosome 11, rCheMyd1.pri.v2, whole genome shotgun sequence:
- the NOSTRIN gene encoding LOW QUALITY PROTEIN: nostrin (The sequence of the model RefSeq protein was modified relative to this genomic sequence to represent the inferred CDS: inserted 1 base in 1 codon; substituted 3 bases at 3 genomic stop codons) codes for MFCAQQLGKAIQLESINSTNHILDEHXKKEKSLDNAVEKSAKLVVNNWSQQKKAKRKXMRFTKEREALFRCVENTKQFATGKKQQKLLRRLEKSATKMTKEDEDYFQKNISGYETRLTWEAALENSYQSILDLEKERLQLLCNILNTYNQYLSHFGQNLIAIHSTVSQVDAEKDIQTLLEEMSVSSPEPKSEFLLMDYYEEDFTNGMDKARQKASIKAKVLRLQKELNKAAQEKEGLEQMLKTYTETPXFSDVKNQKDTAVLLEQTSLKTSLLRANSCKLSTVLAELXQKRKPTHPWSDCISNWKEKDCAHSSVLISCCVKMKRFERTSSRGAASGPVNNSRFLPGDSNPANGICKALYDYQTKSDDELSLQKGNIIIVHQKDNNGWWYGTLKERNGLFPATYVEEFPTSTDETSSEA; via the exons atgtTCTGTGCCCAGCAACTTGGCAAAGCAATTCAGTTAGAATCAATAAACTCAACTAATCATATATTGGATGAacattgaaagaaagaaaaaagc CTAGATAATGCAGTTGAAAAGTCAGCAAAACTGGTAGTGAACAACTGGAGCCAACAAAAGAAG GCCAAGAGGAAATGAATGCGGTTTACCAAGGAACGTGAAGCACTCTTCCGTTGTGTAGAAAACACCAAGCAATTTGCTAcagggaagaagcagcagaag TTGCTCAGAAGGCTAGAAAaatcagcaacaaaaatgacaaaggaAGATGAagattattttcaaaaaaatatatcTGGCTACGAAACTAGACTGACTTGGGAGGCAGCTTTAGAAAATAGCTACCAG AGTATTCTagacctggagaaggaaagattgCAGCTTCTGTGCAATATCCTAAATACTTATAACCAGTACCTTTCCCATTTTGGACAAAACTTGATCGCA ATTCATAGTACCGTAAGCCAGGTGGATGCTGAAAAGGACATTCAGACTTTACTGGAAGAAATGTCAGTGTCCTCTCCTGAACCCAAATCTGAGTTCTTATTAATGGATTATTAT GAGGAAGATTTTACAAATGGAATGGATAAAGCAAGACAAAAAGCTTCAATCAAAGCAAAAGTGCTGCGATTGCAGAAGGAACTAAACAAGGCAGCACAGGAAAAAGAAG GTCTGGAGCAGATGCTTAAAACATACACAGAGACcccctgattttcagatgtaaaGAACCAGAAAGACACGGCTGTGCTCCTGGAGCAG ACAAGTCTAAAAACAAGCCTTTTGCGAGCAAACAGCTGCAAACTATCCACAGTACTTGCAGAAC AGCAGAAGCGTAAGCCCACACATCCCTGGAGCGACTGTATCTCCAACTGGAAAGAGAAG GACTGTGCACATAGTTCTGTCCTCATCTCTTGCTGTGTTAAAATGAAACGATTTGAGCGCACCTCGAGCagaggggctgccagtgggccGGTGAATAACTCAAGATTTCTGCCAG GGGACAGCAATCCAGCAAATGGGATCTGCAAGGCTTTATATGACTATCAAACTAAAAGCGATGATGAGCTAAGTTTGCAAAAAGGTA acattattatCGTTCACCAGAAGGATAATAATGGATGGTGGTATGGGACCCTAAAGGAGAGAAACGGTCTCTTTCCTGCTACATATGTGGAAGAGTTCCCTACTTCCACAGATGAAACATCCTCAGAAGCATAA
- the SPC25 gene encoding kinetochore protein Spc25 isoform X4: MSQIKTEDELILFEKEIKEFWTKFKSICGSEHINQTLGLRESCKESIKALSEKWSKKLKEGDLMIDKILEYRNEILQQNISIEEKQKDLTEMNSKIKHEEEQKRDFIDRIQELKEELTRKKEIISAKNKATKERLERLSKSKELFEERLGLEIRRIYDEQLQFIFRCIDHKDPDKPYTFTLSINEQGDYEVTSSSPPLDCIAELQLKVRETNNFAAFVANIRKAFTALSYK, encoded by the exons ATGTCCCAGATAAAAACAGAAGATGAACTGATCCTTTTTGAAAAAGAGATCAAAGAATTTTGGACGAAATTCAAAAGCATTTGTGGTAGTGAACACATCAACCAGACTTTGGGACTAAGAGAATCATGCAAGGAGTCCATAAAAGCACTTTCAG AGAAGTGGTCCAAGAAGTTAAAAGAAGGGGATCTAATGATTGACAAAATTCTGGAGTACAGAAATG AGATCCTCCAGCAGAACATATCCATTGAAGAAAAGCAAAAAGACTTAACTGAAATGAATTCCAAAATAAAGCATGAAGAAGAACAAAAGAGAGACTTTATTGATCGCATCCAAGAGCTCAAGGAAGAGTTGacaagaaaaaaggaaa TTATATCTGCTAAAAACAAGGCCACCAAAGAGCGGCTGGAAAGACTGAGTAAGTCTAAAGAACTGTTTGAAGAGCGGCTGGGGCTAGAAATACGCAGAATTTATG ATGAACAGTTGCAGTTTATATTTCGATGTATTGACCACAAAGATCCTGACAAGCCATACACGTTTACTCTCTCTATAAATGAACAGGGAGACTATGAAG TGACAAGCAGCTCTCCTCCTCTGGACTGTATAGCAGAACTCCAGCTAAAAGTGAGAGAAACCAACAACTTTGCTGCATTTGTTGCCAACATCAGAAAAGCTTTTACAGCTTTGTCTTATAAGTAA
- the SPC25 gene encoding kinetochore protein Spc25 isoform X3, translating into MVGGQAAGARSAAPPRLPSLPPHTYRLTTDHISHHAPRRSTNSEGASLPAAAGTDQSLRALLLGAGGANQRAALVVAAGGRLRFKRWRENYSVHNKDLLLDAPGEKVTISTMSQIKTEDELILFEKEIKEFWTKFKSICGSEHINQTLGLRESCKESIKALSEILQQNISIEEKQKDLTEMNSKIKHEEEQKRDFIDRIQELKEELTRKKEIISAKNKATKERLERLSKSKELFEERLGLEIRRIYDEQLQFIFRCIDHKDPDKPYTFTLSINEQGDYEVTSSSPPLDCIAELQLKVRETNNFAAFVANIRKAFTALSYK; encoded by the exons ATGGTGGGCGGGCAGGCTGCAGGAGCGCGGTCCGCGGCCCCGCCCCGATTGCCGTCGCTCCCCCCCCACACTTACCGTTTGACAACGGACCACATTTCCCATCATGCTCCGCGCCGCTCCACCAATAGCGAGGGAGCTTCTTTGCCGGCTGCGGCAGGAACGGACCAGTCGTTGCGTGCCCTGTTGCTGGGCGCCGGGGGGGCCAATCAGAGAGCGGCCTTGGTGGTGGCGGCGGGAGGGCGGTTACGATTCAAACGCTGGCG GGAAAATTACTCAGTCCATAATAAGGACTTACTCCTGGATGCGCCTGGGGAGAAGGTGACTATAAG CACTATGTCCCAGATAAAAACAGAAGATGAACTGATCCTTTTTGAAAAAGAGATCAAAGAATTTTGGACGAAATTCAAAAGCATTTGTGGTAGTGAACACATCAACCAGACTTTGGGACTAAGAGAATCATGCAAGGAGTCCATAAAAGCACTTTCAG AGATCCTCCAGCAGAACATATCCATTGAAGAAAAGCAAAAAGACTTAACTGAAATGAATTCCAAAATAAAGCATGAAGAAGAACAAAAGAGAGACTTTATTGATCGCATCCAAGAGCTCAAGGAAGAGTTGacaagaaaaaaggaaa TTATATCTGCTAAAAACAAGGCCACCAAAGAGCGGCTGGAAAGACTGAGTAAGTCTAAAGAACTGTTTGAAGAGCGGCTGGGGCTAGAAATACGCAGAATTTATG ATGAACAGTTGCAGTTTATATTTCGATGTATTGACCACAAAGATCCTGACAAGCCATACACGTTTACTCTCTCTATAAATGAACAGGGAGACTATGAAG TGACAAGCAGCTCTCCTCCTCTGGACTGTATAGCAGAACTCCAGCTAAAAGTGAGAGAAACCAACAACTTTGCTGCATTTGTTGCCAACATCAGAAAAGCTTTTACAGCTTTGTCTTATAAGTAA
- the SPC25 gene encoding kinetochore protein Spc25 isoform X2 — MLRAAPPIARELLCRLRQERTSRCVPCCWAPGGPIRERPWWWRREGGYDSNAGGECWGSAWGAPRAVKPRPARGAEEKGAQGPGQRENYSVHNKDLLLDAPGEKVTISTMSQIKTEDELILFEKEIKEFWTKFKSICGSEHINQTLGLRESCKESIKALSEKWSKKLKEGDLMIDKILEYRNEILQQNISIEEKQKDLTEMNSKIKHEEEQKRDFIDRIQELKEELTRKKEIISAKNKATKERLERLSKSKELFEERLGLEIRRIYDEQLQFIFRCIDHKDPDKPYTFTLSINEQGDYEVTSSSPPLDCIAELQLKVRETNNFAAFVANIRKAFTALSYK, encoded by the exons ATGCTCCGCGCCGCTCCACCAATAGCGAGGGAGCTTCTTTGCCGGCTGCGGCAGGAACGGACCAGTCGTTGCGTGCCCTGTTGCTGGGCGCCGGGGGGGCCAATCAGAGAGCGGCCTTGGTGGTGGCGGCGGGAGGGCGGTTACGATTCAAACGCTGGCGGTGAGTGTTGGGGATCTGCGTGGGGTGCTCCCCGGGCGGTCAAGCCGCGCCCCGCCCGCGGGGCTGAGGAGAAGGGGGCGCAGGGCCCGGGGCAGAG GGAAAATTACTCAGTCCATAATAAGGACTTACTCCTGGATGCGCCTGGGGAGAAGGTGACTATAAG CACTATGTCCCAGATAAAAACAGAAGATGAACTGATCCTTTTTGAAAAAGAGATCAAAGAATTTTGGACGAAATTCAAAAGCATTTGTGGTAGTGAACACATCAACCAGACTTTGGGACTAAGAGAATCATGCAAGGAGTCCATAAAAGCACTTTCAG AGAAGTGGTCCAAGAAGTTAAAAGAAGGGGATCTAATGATTGACAAAATTCTGGAGTACAGAAATG AGATCCTCCAGCAGAACATATCCATTGAAGAAAAGCAAAAAGACTTAACTGAAATGAATTCCAAAATAAAGCATGAAGAAGAACAAAAGAGAGACTTTATTGATCGCATCCAAGAGCTCAAGGAAGAGTTGacaagaaaaaaggaaa TTATATCTGCTAAAAACAAGGCCACCAAAGAGCGGCTGGAAAGACTGAGTAAGTCTAAAGAACTGTTTGAAGAGCGGCTGGGGCTAGAAATACGCAGAATTTATG ATGAACAGTTGCAGTTTATATTTCGATGTATTGACCACAAAGATCCTGACAAGCCATACACGTTTACTCTCTCTATAAATGAACAGGGAGACTATGAAG TGACAAGCAGCTCTCCTCCTCTGGACTGTATAGCAGAACTCCAGCTAAAAGTGAGAGAAACCAACAACTTTGCTGCATTTGTTGCCAACATCAGAAAAGCTTTTACAGCTTTGTCTTATAAGTAA
- the SPC25 gene encoding kinetochore protein Spc25 isoform X1, whose product MVGGQAAGARSAAPPRLPSLPPHTYRLTTDHISHHAPRRSTNSEGASLPAAAGTDQSLRALLLGAGGANQRAALVVAAGGRLRFKRWRENYSVHNKDLLLDAPGEKVTISTMSQIKTEDELILFEKEIKEFWTKFKSICGSEHINQTLGLRESCKESIKALSEKWSKKLKEGDLMIDKILEYRNEILQQNISIEEKQKDLTEMNSKIKHEEEQKRDFIDRIQELKEELTRKKEIISAKNKATKERLERLSKSKELFEERLGLEIRRIYDEQLQFIFRCIDHKDPDKPYTFTLSINEQGDYEVTSSSPPLDCIAELQLKVRETNNFAAFVANIRKAFTALSYK is encoded by the exons ATGGTGGGCGGGCAGGCTGCAGGAGCGCGGTCCGCGGCCCCGCCCCGATTGCCGTCGCTCCCCCCCCACACTTACCGTTTGACAACGGACCACATTTCCCATCATGCTCCGCGCCGCTCCACCAATAGCGAGGGAGCTTCTTTGCCGGCTGCGGCAGGAACGGACCAGTCGTTGCGTGCCCTGTTGCTGGGCGCCGGGGGGGCCAATCAGAGAGCGGCCTTGGTGGTGGCGGCGGGAGGGCGGTTACGATTCAAACGCTGGCG GGAAAATTACTCAGTCCATAATAAGGACTTACTCCTGGATGCGCCTGGGGAGAAGGTGACTATAAG CACTATGTCCCAGATAAAAACAGAAGATGAACTGATCCTTTTTGAAAAAGAGATCAAAGAATTTTGGACGAAATTCAAAAGCATTTGTGGTAGTGAACACATCAACCAGACTTTGGGACTAAGAGAATCATGCAAGGAGTCCATAAAAGCACTTTCAG AGAAGTGGTCCAAGAAGTTAAAAGAAGGGGATCTAATGATTGACAAAATTCTGGAGTACAGAAATG AGATCCTCCAGCAGAACATATCCATTGAAGAAAAGCAAAAAGACTTAACTGAAATGAATTCCAAAATAAAGCATGAAGAAGAACAAAAGAGAGACTTTATTGATCGCATCCAAGAGCTCAAGGAAGAGTTGacaagaaaaaaggaaa TTATATCTGCTAAAAACAAGGCCACCAAAGAGCGGCTGGAAAGACTGAGTAAGTCTAAAGAACTGTTTGAAGAGCGGCTGGGGCTAGAAATACGCAGAATTTATG ATGAACAGTTGCAGTTTATATTTCGATGTATTGACCACAAAGATCCTGACAAGCCATACACGTTTACTCTCTCTATAAATGAACAGGGAGACTATGAAG TGACAAGCAGCTCTCCTCCTCTGGACTGTATAGCAGAACTCCAGCTAAAAGTGAGAGAAACCAACAACTTTGCTGCATTTGTTGCCAACATCAGAAAAGCTTTTACAGCTTTGTCTTATAAGTAA